Proteins from a single region of Hermetia illucens chromosome 3, iHerIll2.2.curated.20191125, whole genome shotgun sequence:
- the LOC119652879 gene encoding ran GTPase-activating protein, with amino-acid sequence MSQFTLSELATALDGGTETGVSFEGRAEKWGTAEAVKNLVEEIDKCKKLVYLNLDGNTLGVDAAACIGEALKKHPEFKKALWRNMFTGRLKEEIPKALDHLGKGMIAAGAQLTAFDCSDNALGPNGMTGLVELLGSPTCYSLQELRLNNCGLGIGGGKMLANALLKCHKDSVAAGRPFQLKVFIAGRNRLENEGAKALAKVFAALKTLEEVAMPQNGIYLDGITALAEAFKLNENMQILDLNDNTIKPKGATALANVLHCMPKLREIHFAEALVKTAGAIVLADALQDDHTDLEVLNLGYNEIRSDGGYAISSALQNKHKLKSVMLNGNQLGEDCIFKLKDGFQSNPDALGSFSEDEGDDDEEEEEGDEDASDEDDETDVSHENGENVSENYGASDDENYTGEEEDADGVNYVTALSQSHTSNANDNSFQSNKSVSFIGEETRPNTVETFFNTPNPTAKMLADIPATEKLEAFRNFLSTFKENDYLTALVFTTLKCAALANESKEALDIAVALYKDAFDYAVSTRQVSRVKNFFLIQLGLLKCENKEFKPAYNLQSCRYALKETISKHNTIADDFKSTFNLFLERFE; translated from the exons ATGAGTCAATTCACCTTAAGCGAACTGGCGACTGCCTtagacggtggcaccgaaacCGGCGTCAGCTTCGAAGGACGAGCTGAAAAATGGGGAACAGCAGAGGCAG TGAAAAACCTTGTCGAGGAAATCGATAAGTGCAAGAAACTCGTTTATTTGAATCTGGACGGGAATACTCTGGGAGTGGATGCCGCCGCCTGCATTGGAGAGGCGCTGAAAAAACATCCAGAATTCAAGAAGGCGTTATGGAGGAATATGTTCACCGGCCGGTTGAAGGAGGAGATCCCCAAGGCGCTAGATCATTTAGGCAAAGGCATGATTGCGGCTGGTGCACAACTCACGGCCTTCGACTGCAGCGATAACGCGCTGGGACCCAACGGCATGACTGGTCTCGTGGAGCTGCTCGGGAGCCCAACATGCTACAGCTTGCAGGAGTTGCGCTTGAACAACTGTGGACTAGGTATCGGCGGCGGAAAGATGCTGGCTAATGCCTTGTTGAAGTGTCACAAGGATAGCGTGGCGGCGGGCCGTCCATTCCAGCTGAAAGTGTTCATAGCAGGTCGGAACCGATTGGAGAACGAAGGAgccaaggcactggctaaagtCTTCGCAGCTCTTAAGACCCTGGAGGAAGTTGCCATGCCTCAGAATGGCATTTACTTGGATGGAATCACAGCCCTCGCGGAAGCTTTTAAACTCAATGAAAATATGCAGATTTTGGACTTGAATGATAACACGATCAAGCCCAAGGGAGCGACTGCATTAGCGAATGTGCTGCATTGCATGCCTAAACTGCGGGaaattcactttgcagaggcTTTGGTTAAAACGGCAGGAGCGATTGTATTGGCGGATGCGTTGCAGGACGACCACACGGACTTGGAG GTTCTGAATCTGGGCTACAATGAAATCCGCTCCGATGGAGGGTACGCGATATCTTCCGCCCTCCAGAACAAACACAAGCTAAAAAGTGTCATGCTGAACGGCAATCAG CTCGGCGAAGATTGCATCTTCAAACTCAAGGACGGTTTTCAATCCAATCCCGACGCGTTGGGCAGCTTCTCAGAAGATGAAGGCGACGATGATGAAGAAGAGGAGGAGGGTGATGAGGACGCCAGCGATGAAGACGATGAGACCGACGTGAGCCACGAGAATGGCGAGAATGTCAGTGAAAACTATGGGGCGTCCGACGACGAGAACTACACTGGCGAAGAAGAGGATGCCGACGGCGTAAATTATGTAACGGCACTCAGTCAGAGTCACACAAGCAACGCCAACGATAACTCCTTCCAGTCCAACAAGAGTGTATCGTTTATCGGCGAAGAAACGCGACCAAACACTGTTGAGACGTTTTTCAACACACCGAACCCGACAGCCAAAATGCTTGCTGATATCCCAGCCACGGAGAAGTTGGAAGCCTTCAGGAATTTTTTGAGC ACTTTCAAAGAAAACGACTATTTGACAGCTTTGGTCTTCACCACCCTTAAATGCGCCGCTCTTGCCAACGAATCGAAGGAAGCCCTCGACATCGCAGTAGCTTTATATAAAGATGCATTCGACTATGCAGTAAGCACGCGACAG GTATCCCGCGTGAAAAACTTCTTCCTGATACAGCTAGGACTTCTCAAATGTGAAAACAAAGAGTTCAAACCCGCCTACAACCTGCAATCGTGTCGATATGCATTGAAGGAGACAATTTCCAAACACAACACGATAGCGGACGATTTTAAAAgtacatttaatttatttttagaacGTTTCGAATAA
- the LOC119651644 gene encoding MAPK regulated corepressor interacting protein 2 — protein MDRNNDYHNFRRAQAPGLTRRPPQQPRETITQHDELIRYIKEAWNQVTEHGPHGGPVFYRCENAPPHPPGFTPFDLDSYWGQRVIPNIHISSGHHQ, from the exons atggACCGAAATAATGA CTATCACAACTTTAGACGCGCCCAAGCGCCCGGGTTGACGCGGAGGCCGCCGCAACAGCCGAGGGAAACCATCACACAACACGATGAACTGATCCGGTACATCAAAGAGGCCTGGAACCAG GTGACTGAACATGGACCACACGGCGGGCCGGTGTTCTACCGATGTGAAAACGCACCACCACATCCACCCGGCTTCACACCATTTGACCTGGATAGTTACTGGGGACAACGAGTCATCCCGAATATCCACATTTCATCGGGACATCATCAATAG